From Hyphomicrobiales bacterium 4NK60-0047b, the proteins below share one genomic window:
- a CDS encoding outer membrane protein transport protein, whose product MVYLRNDFLKSFCSTKAFSYICSCSLCLLISSILTTNFYSSVAKAGGFAIREQSTLGLGAAFAGIAAGDELSSIYWNSAAVASAGKGLTTESHYAVIVPSVTIDPDEGLFGGVLSTNATDIGKTALVPASYGSWRINDKLVLGYGFNAPFGLSTEPDDRGYAGQFDARKAALKTLNFNPVLGYQISPTLNVGVGLQVMYSELKIKQASTLGFLPPSATNPSTNLKGDDWSYGFTAGFLWKPVKGTSLGVGYRSRMETTLEGDLTVDGAPGLSQGIKAEGFDLPDMVTVSFRQDLSDNLRLLGTFEWSNWSVLQVVTISDSTTGAFVSSFSPKWDDGYFFSAGLEYDYNSQLTLRTGVAYEQSPIQEASQRLLSIPDTDRVWLSAGATYKWSEQTSFDIAYTHIFGDDSPISSSSSFTGEVEADVDIIGVSMKTKWGADGPFGLLKGLSR is encoded by the coding sequence ATGGTTTACCTTCGTAATGATTTTTTAAAAAGCTTTTGTTCCACAAAAGCTTTTTCGTATATTTGTTCATGTTCTCTTTGTCTCCTTATTTCCAGTATTCTCACTACAAATTTTTATTCATCCGTTGCTAAGGCTGGTGGCTTTGCTATCAGGGAGCAATCGACTTTAGGGCTTGGTGCTGCATTTGCTGGCATTGCTGCTGGAGATGAATTGAGCTCTATCTATTGGAATTCTGCAGCTGTAGCGTCTGCTGGGAAAGGCCTTACTACTGAGTCTCATTATGCTGTAATTGTTCCTAGTGTTACAATTGATCCGGATGAAGGGTTATTTGGCGGGGTGTTGTCAACGAATGCGACGGATATTGGCAAAACGGCCCTTGTACCGGCTAGCTATGGTTCATGGCGTATCAATGACAAGTTGGTGCTTGGTTATGGTTTTAACGCTCCTTTTGGATTAAGTACGGAACCTGATGATCGTGGATATGCTGGCCAATTTGATGCAAGAAAAGCCGCTTTAAAAACACTAAATTTTAATCCAGTCCTTGGATATCAAATATCTCCAACTTTGAATGTTGGTGTTGGTTTGCAGGTGATGTATTCGGAATTGAAAATAAAACAGGCTAGCACTCTTGGTTTTCTCCCTCCTTCTGCTACTAATCCCTCAACAAATTTAAAAGGTGATGATTGGAGTTACGGATTTACAGCTGGCTTTTTATGGAAGCCTGTTAAGGGAACAAGTCTTGGGGTTGGTTATCGTTCTCGAATGGAGACAACTCTTGAAGGTGATCTAACTGTTGATGGTGCGCCAGGGTTAAGTCAGGGAATTAAAGCTGAAGGTTTTGATTTACCAGATATGGTTACTGTTAGTTTTCGTCAGGACCTTTCAGATAATTTGAGATTGCTTGGTACTTTTGAATGGAGTAATTGGAGTGTGCTTCAGGTTGTAACTATTAGTGATAGTACTACAGGTGCATTTGTTTCATCCTTTAGCCCAAAATGGGATGATGGGTATTTTTTCTCTGCGGGTTTGGAGTATGATTATAATAGCCAACTAACTTTGCGTACTGGTGTTGCTTATGAACAATCTCCGATACAAGAAGCTTCACAAAGATTGCTTTCTATTCCTGATACTGACCGTGTTTGGTTGAGTGCCGGTGCAACTTATAAATGGTCAGAACAAACTTCTTTTGACATTGCTTACACGCATATTTTTGGGGATGACAGTCCGATTAGTAGCTCATCCAGTTTTACTGGTGAGGTGGAAGCTGATGTTGATATAATTGGTGTTAGCATGAAGACGAAATGGGGGGCGGATGGTCCTTTTGGTTTATTAAAAGGATTGTCCAGATAA
- a CDS encoding MMPL family transporter, translated as MKSLGFGFEKIGLLPLRSPYIALVVLAVFSAFCATGILKLETDDALSDLFRSKSAVFADYKVMSDLFPSSERDVLVMIEGKDLLSPKGLESIRNVHQELEFVDSVDGALSMFSMRGPPNKDGYAPPIIPHDIPKDGEGFSVVKQVIKEHPLVYGKMMSKPDKSGTQIALVVLSIKNEIRSSKDMSAAMTDVRQTAELALEDYPGFSIEVAGIPVMRQEIKAAIKRDRLIFNTIGFIVGFAISLAFFRRPTLVFIASVCPALSVLWSLGLLGHMGFQLNTFINVIPPLVMVIALSDAMHMVYSIRRNITKGLDRFQATKEAVLNVGPACVLTSLTTSLAMASLALTDSGLIRQFGLAAALATLMAFAAVILVVPTLTCLLLKDEDKFRSEEEKHNKALKWMEAFSGKISHFIKPRHLGMTIIGISMAVLFTIMHSQLQAQYRLSDQVPAGKQSVETSSRIDQFLEGATPLHILIEWPADKSLREDVEVLNAIEEAHRIMEEQAGVANVWSVAALRSWLRENQGEKSAEPKFVGEYLDKMPVHLLNRFVNEKRNSAIITGRVPDIDAKDTLPILKGIEDELHKRLPDGHKMNIRVTGLSSVSAIQSSTMINQLNRGLAAAVIMVIFLIGFAFRSREVALLSIVPNLLPIAAAGAMLFVNDLGLEYASVIGLTVAFGLAVDDSIHFLNRLHLERQRTDSQEVAVYNTLVHIGPVLMLTTMVLVCGLAVTILSELPSMRQFGSLAMTTLIAAVLADLFILPAIILSTCKEKLAKPKSSS; from the coding sequence ATGAAGTCACTTGGATTTGGGTTTGAAAAAATAGGTTTATTACCACTACGATCACCATATATTGCCCTGGTCGTTTTAGCGGTATTTTCAGCATTTTGTGCAACTGGAATTTTAAAGTTGGAAACAGATGATGCTTTGAGTGATTTGTTTCGCTCAAAATCAGCTGTTTTTGCTGATTATAAGGTTATGAGTGATTTGTTCCCCTCTAGTGAGCGGGACGTGCTTGTTATGATTGAGGGTAAGGATCTTTTAAGTCCTAAAGGTCTTGAATCAATTCGTAATGTACATCAGGAACTTGAATTTGTTGACAGTGTTGATGGCGCTCTTTCAATGTTTTCTATGCGCGGACCACCAAACAAGGATGGATATGCGCCGCCAATTATTCCTCATGATATTCCAAAAGATGGGGAAGGTTTTTCTGTTGTTAAGCAAGTTATAAAAGAGCATCCGCTTGTTTATGGTAAGATGATGTCTAAGCCAGATAAGAGCGGTACTCAGATTGCTCTTGTTGTTCTCTCGATAAAAAATGAAATCCGATCTAGTAAGGATATGTCCGCAGCTATGACGGACGTCCGCCAAACTGCTGAGTTGGCCTTGGAAGATTATCCCGGCTTTAGCATTGAAGTGGCTGGTATTCCTGTTATGAGGCAGGAGATTAAAGCTGCGATTAAGCGGGATCGGCTTATCTTTAATACTATTGGTTTTATTGTTGGATTTGCAATTAGTTTGGCGTTTTTCCGTCGTCCAACCCTTGTGTTTATCGCATCTGTTTGTCCAGCCCTTTCTGTTTTATGGTCGCTTGGACTGCTTGGGCATATGGGTTTTCAATTGAATACCTTTATTAATGTTATTCCTCCACTTGTGATGGTGATTGCGCTCTCGGATGCGATGCATATGGTTTATTCCATCCGGCGAAATATAACCAAGGGACTTGATCGTTTTCAGGCGACAAAAGAAGCTGTGTTGAATGTTGGGCCTGCTTGCGTGCTGACGTCTTTGACAACGTCTCTTGCGATGGCATCACTAGCATTGACTGATAGTGGTCTTATTCGCCAATTTGGTTTGGCGGCAGCGCTTGCAACATTAATGGCTTTTGCGGCTGTTATTTTGGTTGTGCCAACTCTGACTTGTTTGCTTTTGAAAGATGAAGATAAGTTTAGATCTGAAGAAGAAAAGCACAATAAAGCGCTGAAATGGATGGAAGCGTTTTCTGGTAAGATTTCTCATTTTATTAAACCACGTCATTTGGGAATGACCATCATTGGCATTTCTATGGCTGTTTTGTTTACAATCATGCATAGTCAGTTACAGGCGCAATACCGTCTTTCTGATCAGGTGCCTGCCGGGAAACAATCTGTTGAGACGTCTAGCCGAATTGATCAATTTTTGGAAGGTGCCACACCTCTGCATATTTTGATTGAGTGGCCGGCTGATAAATCTCTTCGTGAAGATGTTGAAGTTTTAAACGCGATTGAAGAAGCTCATCGGATCATGGAAGAGCAAGCTGGTGTGGCCAATGTTTGGTCTGTTGCAGCTCTACGCAGTTGGCTTCGGGAAAATCAGGGAGAGAAGAGTGCAGAACCAAAATTTGTCGGTGAGTACTTGGATAAAATGCCTGTGCATTTACTCAACCGGTTTGTGAATGAGAAACGTAATTCTGCGATTATTACTGGCCGGGTACCGGATATTGATGCGAAAGATACTTTGCCAATTTTAAAAGGCATTGAGGATGAGCTTCATAAGAGGTTGCCTGACGGTCATAAAATGAATATTCGTGTCACAGGACTTTCTTCTGTGTCTGCTATTCAAAGTTCGACTATGATTAATCAGTTAAATCGTGGTTTGGCAGCAGCTGTGATTATGGTGATTTTCTTAATAGGGTTTGCTTTTCGTTCACGCGAAGTCGCACTTTTATCCATTGTGCCAAATCTATTACCAATTGCAGCAGCTGGTGCCATGTTGTTTGTGAATGATCTTGGTCTTGAATATGCCAGTGTGATTGGTTTGACGGTTGCGTTTGGTTTGGCTGTGGATGATAGCATTCATTTCTTGAACCGATTGCATCTTGAGCGTCAACGCACTGATAGTCAGGAAGTTGCTGTGTATAACACTCTGGTGCATATAGGACCTGTATTGATGCTGACGACAATGGTTCTGGTTTGTGGACTTGCGGTGACAATTTTAAGTGAATTGCCCTCTATGAGGCAATTTGGTAGTTTAGCTATGACTACGTTGATTGCAGCTGTATTGGCAGATTTGTTTATTTTGCCTGCTATCATTCTTTCAACTTGTAAAGAAAAGCTTGCAAAACCTAAAAGCTCATCTTAA
- the thiD gene encoding bifunctional hydroxymethylpyrimidine kinase/phosphomethylpyrimidine kinase, whose protein sequence is MTHADAPYVALTIAGSDSSGGAGIQADLKSFAAFGVHGASVITAVTAQNTTSVSDIHTLPLSSIEAQLDAVFSDMPVRAIKIGMIGSATIASLVGCFIKQANVELVVVDTPLMSGTGAALGDELVRSAIVEHLFPLAHIITPNLHEAALLLDEAPLSFEDFYSADVTKRILFEKVIAGFEAQAQKLLALGPRSVLLKGGHFYDLVSNAESDVPQITERKAIDVFYEGAASAGIVSEDGVSEDTGSKVFVSDWVDVVHHHGTGCALASAIAANLIYGKDAGKSDKWAVESARNWLQECLKVSHAMSVGKGAGPLNIANLRKIDL, encoded by the coding sequence ATGACACATGCTGATGCTCCTTATGTTGCTTTAACCATTGCTGGATCTGATAGTTCTGGCGGGGCTGGTATACAGGCCGATTTGAAAAGTTTTGCTGCTTTTGGGGTTCATGGGGCATCAGTTATCACAGCAGTGACAGCGCAGAACACAACTTCTGTCAGTGATATCCATACATTGCCATTGTCTTCGATTGAGGCTCAGCTTGATGCTGTCTTTAGTGATATGCCTGTGCGGGCGATCAAGATTGGGATGATTGGTTCAGCGACGATTGCGTCATTGGTTGGGTGTTTTATCAAACAGGCTAATGTTGAGTTGGTTGTGGTTGATACGCCGTTGATGTCTGGTACAGGGGCGGCGCTTGGCGATGAGTTGGTGCGGTCTGCAATCGTTGAACATTTATTTCCTTTAGCTCATATCATTACGCCTAATTTGCATGAGGCGGCTTTATTACTGGATGAAGCACCTCTTTCTTTTGAAGATTTTTACTCAGCCGATGTAACGAAGCGCATTTTATTTGAAAAAGTTATTGCTGGATTTGAGGCGCAGGCACAGAAATTACTCGCTCTTGGGCCGCGTTCTGTCTTGTTAAAGGGCGGTCATTTTTATGATTTAGTTTCAAATGCTGAGAGTGATGTACCTCAAATTACTGAAAGAAAGGCGATAGATGTGTTTTATGAAGGCGCCGCTTCAGCAGGCATTGTTTCAGAAGACGGTGTTTCAGAAGATACTGGTTCTAAAGTGTTTGTGTCAGATTGGGTTGATGTGGTGCACCATCATGGGACTGGGTGTGCGCTTGCTTCGGCAATTGCTGCTAATCTAATTTATGGTAAAGATGCTGGAAAATCGGATAAATGGGCCGTTGAGAGTGCCAGGAATTGGCTGCAAGAGTGTTTGAAAGTCTCTCATGCAATGTCAGTTGGAAAAGGTGCCGGACCGTTAAATATTGCCAATTTACGTAAAATTGATCTATAA
- a CDS encoding cytochrome c biogenesis CcdA family protein, whose protein sequence is MADVILYFSIGLAGLISFLSPCVLPLVPPYLCYLGGVTFDELSNSEENITPAMHGRIILSSVFFVLGFTTIFVALGAGASAFGQLLHGHKILLTQIAGGVIVLFGLHFLGILKIGFLYRDTRFQTNSTSVSVIGAYVMGLAFAFGWTPCIGPILSPVMSVAADSGQVGRGVSMLLAYSIGLGVPFMLAAIAVRPFLRFLKKFQRHLGTIEKIMGLMLIFVGFLFINSTLDWWGSWISLNGLSTWLLENFESLQSIEKLLVPDDLPEQIMKQ, encoded by the coding sequence ATGGCTGATGTAATTTTATATTTTTCTATAGGTTTGGCTGGGTTAATTAGTTTTCTCTCTCCCTGTGTTTTGCCATTAGTGCCGCCTTATCTTTGTTATTTAGGGGGAGTGACGTTTGATGAGCTCTCTAATTCAGAAGAAAATATAACGCCTGCTATGCATGGACGAATTATTTTGTCCTCAGTGTTTTTTGTACTTGGGTTTACGACGATTTTTGTCGCACTCGGCGCTGGGGCTTCAGCTTTTGGGCAGTTGTTACATGGCCATAAAATTCTCCTTACGCAAATTGCCGGTGGTGTTATCGTATTGTTTGGCTTGCATTTTTTAGGAATTTTGAAAATTGGTTTTTTATATAGAGACACCCGTTTTCAAACGAATTCTACGAGTGTGAGTGTTATTGGTGCTTATGTTATGGGCTTGGCGTTTGCTTTTGGCTGGACGCCGTGTATTGGTCCTATTTTATCTCCTGTTATGTCTGTTGCAGCTGATAGTGGTCAAGTTGGGCGTGGTGTTTCAATGTTACTTGCTTACTCAATTGGGCTTGGGGTTCCTTTCATGTTGGCGGCGATTGCGGTTAGACCGTTTTTGAGATTTTTAAAGAAGTTTCAACGCCATCTTGGAACCATTGAAAAGATTATGGGGCTCATGCTCATTTTTGTTGGTTTCCTCTTTATCAATTCTACTCTTGATTGGTGGGGAAGCTGGATTTCATTAAATGGTCTTTCAACCTGGTTGCTTGAGAATTTTGAAAGTTTGCAATCTATTGAGAAATTATTGGTTCCGGATGATTTGCCTGAGCAAATTATGAAGCAATAG
- the soxA_1 gene encoding sulfur oxidation c-type cytochrome SoxA → MAFMSSIVVFAGNGRDKSIVPSDKTNPLSNLWSGYYYAKKNIQALQENRQENPGFKYVTEGALLWEQKVGLRNKSCAKCHGKPGISMREAGARYPQYYAPFKRLINLEQRINLCRKNYQGAESFEYESRELLSLTTFVRSQARNRPVRVKIDGFAKEFFDKGKAFYYQRRGQLDMSCANCHENNYGKQLRSTLLSQGQANGFPSYRVAWQKVGSLHRRFQGCNKLVRAKPYALGAEYYVNLELYLNWRGTGLEVETPAVRD, encoded by the coding sequence ATGGCTTTTATGTCCTCTATTGTAGTTTTTGCAGGGAATGGACGAGATAAATCTATTGTACCGAGCGATAAAACGAACCCGTTATCTAATCTTTGGTCTGGTTACTATTATGCAAAGAAAAACATACAGGCATTACAAGAGAATAGGCAAGAAAACCCAGGCTTTAAATATGTTACCGAGGGGGCTCTATTGTGGGAGCAAAAAGTTGGTTTGCGTAATAAGTCCTGCGCGAAATGTCATGGAAAACCTGGTATTTCTATGAGAGAGGCGGGGGCTCGCTATCCGCAATATTATGCGCCCTTTAAACGGCTTATAAATCTGGAGCAGCGGATTAACCTCTGCCGGAAGAATTACCAAGGGGCTGAAAGTTTTGAATATGAAAGCCGTGAGCTTTTATCTCTGACTACATTTGTACGGTCTCAAGCTAGGAATAGACCTGTACGAGTAAAAATTGATGGGTTTGCCAAAGAGTTTTTTGATAAGGGAAAGGCATTTTATTATCAACGGCGCGGACAACTTGATATGTCATGTGCCAATTGCCATGAAAATAATTATGGCAAACAATTGCGTTCTACGCTTTTGAGCCAGGGGCAGGCAAACGGTTTTCCGAGTTACCGTGTTGCATGGCAAAAAGTAGGTTCTCTGCATCGTCGTTTTCAAGGATGTAACAAACTTGTGCGGGCTAAACCCTATGCGTTGGGTGCAGAGTATTATGTGAATTTGGAACTCTATTTAAACTGGCGCGGTACCGGTCTTGAAGTTGAAACGCCAGCTGTACGTGATTAG
- a CDS encoding HAD family hydrolase: protein MLEALLFDVDGTLAETEEVHRAAFNEAFAQADLNWHWDQKLYHELLSVTGGKERILYHVQRAGLETAFFTQNYIAKLHAQKTEHYVAMMDEGKIELRPGIKTLLEEARQAGIRLAITTTTSHVNVERLLKATIGPHALKWFEVYATGDRVPRKKPDPAIYQLALDELKLPASACLAIEDAAQGLASSLGAGIATIITESSYSAGQNFDGALKIYAETDERPTLAGLQGLFEMV, encoded by the coding sequence ATGTTAGAAGCTTTGCTTTTTGATGTTGATGGTACATTGGCGGAAACGGAAGAGGTACATCGGGCTGCGTTTAATGAGGCCTTTGCGCAAGCTGATCTTAATTGGCATTGGGATCAAAAGCTCTATCATGAACTTTTGAGTGTCACTGGTGGTAAAGAGCGTATTCTTTATCATGTTCAACGCGCTGGATTAGAGACAGCTTTCTTCACACAAAATTACATTGCCAAGCTTCATGCTCAAAAAACTGAACATTATGTGGCGATGATGGATGAAGGGAAAATTGAGCTTCGTCCTGGAATTAAAACTCTGCTTGAAGAGGCAAGACAAGCGGGCATTCGATTGGCGATTACGACTACGACCAGTCATGTGAATGTTGAACGATTGTTGAAGGCGACAATTGGGCCGCATGCACTTAAGTGGTTTGAAGTCTATGCGACGGGAGACCGTGTGCCACGTAAAAAACCGGATCCTGCGATTTATCAATTGGCTTTAGATGAACTGAAGTTGCCAGCAAGTGCCTGTTTGGCAATTGAAGATGCTGCTCAAGGATTGGCTTCTTCACTTGGTGCTGGCATAGCGACGATTATTACTGAGAGTTCTTATTCTGCTGGTCAGAATTTTGATGGGGCCTTGAAAATTTATGCCGAGACCGATGAACGGCCAACTTTGGCTGGTTTGCAAGGTTTGTTTGAAATGGTTTAA
- the gph gene encoding phosphoglycolate phosphatase has protein sequence MSEKTSQKDWPKAVIMDLDGTLIDSAPDIARALNCAFEDEGLPVFTLDEVRFMIGGGVPKLVERAFDARNMPHDEKEQAIIDGVLKHYTEAPVDNTVIYEGVEHVLSTLRARGLKVGLCTNKPQDITEVALGQLNLTAYFDAIVGGTADTKRKPDPETLKMCADQLGVDVDDCLLVGDSGADRGAAEALEMTVFLVEYGYCKTPVSELKPDGVLDKMSDLLKILFPLESFSS, from the coding sequence ATGAGTGAAAAAACATCACAAAAAGACTGGCCTAAGGCCGTTATTATGGATCTTGATGGCACTTTAATTGATAGCGCGCCTGACATTGCGCGCGCGTTGAATTGCGCTTTTGAAGATGAAGGTCTACCAGTTTTTACACTTGATGAAGTACGTTTCATGATCGGTGGTGGTGTTCCCAAATTGGTTGAACGTGCGTTTGATGCGCGGAACATGCCGCATGATGAAAAAGAACAAGCCATTATTGATGGTGTTTTGAAGCATTATACTGAAGCGCCGGTTGATAACACTGTGATTTATGAAGGTGTTGAGCATGTGCTTAGTACTTTGCGGGCACGAGGCCTTAAAGTTGGGCTCTGCACTAATAAGCCGCAAGACATCACTGAAGTGGCACTTGGTCAGTTAAATTTGACGGCGTATTTTGATGCGATCGTTGGTGGCACGGCAGATACAAAACGCAAACCAGACCCTGAAACACTGAAGATGTGCGCTGATCAATTAGGTGTTGATGTGGATGACTGCTTGCTTGTCGGTGATAGCGGTGCTGATCGTGGTGCTGCTGAAGCGCTGGAGATGACGGTTTTCTTAGTAGAGTATGGCTATTGCAAAACACCGGTTTCTGAACTGAAGCCTGATGGTGTTTTGGATAAAATGTCTGATTTACTCAAAATTCTTTTTCCACTAGAGAGTTTCTCTTCTTGA
- the rpe gene encoding ribulose-phosphate 3-epimerase: MSHNDILIAPSILSADFARLGEEVKAIDEAGCDWVHVDVMDGHFVPNLTFGPCIVEAIRPYTKKVMDVHLMIAPADPYLEAFVKAGSDIVTVHAEAGPHLDRSLQFIRSLGAKAGVSLNPSTPESVIEYVLDKVDLILVMTVNPGFGGQSFIESQCQKIRNIRKMIGDRPIHLEVDGGVNPSTVAMVAEAGANALVAGSGVFKGGNYKENIEAIRAGALAAR; this comes from the coding sequence ATGTCACACAATGATATCCTGATTGCCCCGTCTATTCTTTCTGCTGATTTTGCTCGCCTTGGTGAAGAGGTGAAAGCGATTGATGAGGCGGGGTGTGATTGGGTTCATGTTGATGTGATGGATGGTCATTTTGTGCCGAACTTAACATTTGGTCCTTGTATTGTGGAAGCTATTCGCCCTTACACAAAAAAGGTGATGGATGTGCATTTGATGATTGCACCGGCGGACCCTTATTTAGAAGCGTTTGTTAAAGCTGGTTCAGATATTGTGACGGTTCATGCTGAAGCTGGGCCGCACCTTGACCGCTCTTTGCAATTTATTCGCTCATTAGGTGCGAAAGCTGGTGTTTCACTGAACCCATCTACACCTGAAAGCGTGATTGAATATGTGCTTGATAAGGTTGACCTTATTTTGGTGATGACTGTGAACCCAGGATTTGGTGGACAGAGCTTTATTGAGAGCCAATGTCAGAAAATTCGTAATATTCGCAAAATGATTGGGGATCGCCCTATCCACCTGGAAGTTGATGGGGGGGTGAATCCGTCTACTGTTGCTATGGTTGCGGAAGCCGGAGCTAATGCTTTGGTTGCTGGCTCCGGTGTGTTTAAAGGCGGCAATTATAAAGAAAATATTGAAGCCATTCGCGCTGGTGCGCTTGCTGCTCGGTAA
- the cbbX gene encoding CbbX protein has translation MSDTETTDEQEFEKLPDDAAVDLQAEFEKSQVQEVLDKLDQELVGLVPVKTRIKEIAALLLVDRLRRRFSLTSETPTLHMNFTGNPGTGKTTVALRMAEILHRLGYVREGHLVSVTRDDLVGQYIGHTAPKTKAVIKKAMGGVLFIDEAYYLYKPENERDYGGESIEILLQVMENHRDDLVVILAGYKDKMDKFFESNPGMRSRIAHHLDFPDYSADELEQIADLMLKEQSYQLSDCARQALSEYIPIRMELSHFANARSIRNALDRARLRQANRLFASRDKALKKEDLITLREEDFRASRVFLDGKLDGDPADGIMNEMSFEEK, from the coding sequence ATGAGTGACACTGAAACAACAGACGAACAAGAATTTGAAAAATTGCCTGACGATGCAGCTGTAGATCTACAAGCTGAATTTGAGAAATCTCAGGTGCAAGAAGTTTTAGATAAGCTTGATCAAGAGCTGGTTGGACTTGTGCCTGTTAAAACGCGCATTAAAGAGATTGCAGCGCTTTTGTTAGTTGACCGTCTACGCCGACGTTTTAGTCTGACATCTGAAACACCAACACTACACATGAACTTTACCGGCAACCCTGGTACTGGCAAGACCACAGTGGCTTTACGGATGGCTGAGATTTTACACCGTCTTGGATATGTGCGTGAGGGTCACCTTGTTTCTGTAACGCGTGATGATTTGGTTGGTCAATATATTGGTCACACGGCTCCTAAGACGAAGGCTGTTATTAAAAAGGCCATGGGCGGCGTTCTCTTTATTGATGAAGCTTATTATCTTTATAAGCCTGAGAATGAACGTGATTATGGCGGCGAATCTATTGAGATTTTGTTGCAAGTTATGGAAAATCACCGTGATGATTTGGTGGTTATTCTGGCTGGTTATAAAGATAAGATGGATAAGTTTTTTGAAAGTAATCCTGGCATGCGCTCACGGATTGCTCACCATCTTGATTTTCCTGATTATTCAGCAGATGAACTTGAGCAAATTGCTGATTTAATGCTCAAAGAGCAAAGCTATCAACTTAGTGATTGCGCTAGGCAAGCTTTGAGTGAATATATTCCCATTCGTATGGAACTTTCGCATTTTGCGAATGCGCGTTCTATTCGAAATGCTCTTGACCGTGCGCGGTTGAGGCAAGCGAACCGTTTGTTTGCTTCTCGGGATAAAGCTTTGAAAAAAGAAGACTTAATCACTCTTAGAGAAGAAGACTTCCGCGCTAGCCGAGTTTTTCTTGATGGCAAGTTAGACGGCGACCCTGCGGATGGCATCATGAATGAGATGTCTTTTGAAGAAAAATAA
- a CDS encoding ribulose bisphosphate carboxylase small subunit, whose amino-acid sequence MPMSNPGNRVTQGQFSFLPDLTDEQITAQIKYALKNDWAVNIEYTDDPHPRNTYWEMYGMPMFDLKDPAGILMEINECRKTFPDMYIRVTAFDNTHGWEAPRMSYIVNRPSTEPGFNLVRTDRVGRNQGYSIVSYASNKPEGERP is encoded by the coding sequence ATGCCAATGTCTAACCCCGGTAATCGGGTTACTCAGGGACAATTTTCATTCCTGCCTGACCTGACTGATGAGCAAATTACCGCTCAAATTAAATATGCCCTTAAAAATGACTGGGCTGTAAATATTGAATATACCGATGACCCACACCCAAGGAATACATATTGGGAAATGTACGGTATGCCAATGTTTGACCTGAAAGACCCAGCTGGGATCTTGATGGAAATTAACGAGTGCCGGAAAACATTCCCGGATATGTACATTCGTGTAACAGCGTTTGATAACACTCATGGTTGGGAAGCACCTCGCATGTCATACATTGTGAACCGTCCTTCTACAGAGCCGGGCTTTAATTTAGTCCGCACTGACCGTGTAGGCCGGAATCAAGGCTACTCAATTGTTTCTTACGCAAGTAACAAGCCTGAAGGCGAACGCCCATAA